The following coding sequences lie in one Apium graveolens cultivar Ventura chromosome 3, ASM990537v1, whole genome shotgun sequence genomic window:
- the LOC141713770 gene encoding uncharacterized protein LOC141713770: MARKISLDVPKMKEGVVRLSYPMLAKNNYTTWSLKMKVFMRARGVWEAIENSDPKDVIYPRQVNVALTSIYQGISEDILLSVAEKETTKEAWDSIKIMCIVADHVQKAKVQTFRSEFEALNMKVMENIDDFSMKLTNIVSNIRALGDKVEQSCVVKKLLRAVSTKFLQIASTVEQFGDLDNMSVTELIGRLRVHEERIRGHVKDNGNQLLLT, from the coding sequence ATGGCGAGAAAAATAAGCTTGGACGTGCCAAAGATGAAGGAAGGTGTTGTCAGACTCAGTTATCCTATGTTGGCCAAAAACAATTACACGACATGGTCGTTAAAAATGAAGGTATTCATGCGGGCACGAGGCGTCTGGGAAGCTATTGAGAATAGTGACCCAAAGGATGTAATTTATCCAAGGCAGGTTAATGTGGCATTGACATCCATTTATCAGGGAATTTCAGAAGACATATTGTTGTCCGTGGCGGAGAAAGAGACAACCAAAGAGGCTTGGGATTCTATCAAAATAATGTGTATCGTAGCTGATCATGTTCAGAAAGCAAAAGTGCAGACTTTTAGGTCCGAGTTTGAAGCTCTCAACATGAAAGTGATGGAAAATATCGATGATTTCTCCATGAAATTGACTAATATTGTGAGTAATATTCGAGCTCTGGGAGATAAAGTGGAACAGTCCTGTGTTGTGAAAAAATTACTACGAGCAGTCTCAACAAAATTTCTGCAGATTGCTTCAACTGTTGAACAATTTGGTGACTTGGACAACATGTCTGTTACGGAGTTAATCGGGAGGCTAAGAGTTCATGAAGAGAGGATTCGTGGACATGTTAAAGACAATGGAAATCAGCTGTTGTTAACTTGA